GCCTTCTGGACCCGCCGCTTCGCCCGCGATCCGTCGGTGCTGGGCGAGTCTATTTTCATCAAGGGCGTGCCTTTTACCATCGTCGGGATAGCGCCGCCCGGCTTCGACGGGGTGGTGCAACGCTCTCAGACCGACGTTTGGATCCCTTTGCAGACCCGCCCCGAGCTGGGTCCATGGGGACATCAGGTGCAGGGTCCCCAGTTCGTATATGACACTCCCAACTGGTGGTTCCTCATGCTGATCGGACGGCTGGCTCCCGAGACCACCCGCGAGCAGGCGCTGGCCCGTTTGCAGCCTATCTTCTACAACACCGTCTACGCCGAAACCGAACCTCAGGAAAACGAGACGATTCCCCAGCTTTACTTCGAGTCGGTACGGGGAATGCAGGGGTTGACCGCCGCCGTCAGCCATCCCATGACGCTTCTCATGGCCATGGTGCTGCTGGTGCTGGTGATCGCCTGCGGCAACATCATCATGCTCCTGATGGCCCGCAATGCCGCCCGCCGGCGTGAATTCGGCCTCCGTCTGGCACTGGGCGCGGGACGCTCCCACCTCTTCAGCCAGTTGCTGACGGAAAGCCTGCTGCTGGTCTTCGCCGGAGGCCTGTTGGGATGGTTTTTCGCCTCCTGGGCCACCCGCCTGCTGGCGTCCTGGGCCGAGATTGAAACAGGGCTGGCGCCCGACGGCACCGTCCTGGGGTTCTCCTTCGCGGTATGCCTTCTGGTGGCCCTGGCCTTTGGGCTGATCCCGCTGCGGGCCGCCGCCCGGGTGCCGGCCAGCCAGGCCTTGAGGGCTTCCAGCGCCACCTCCAACCAGGAGCGCTCGCGCTTTTGGGGCGGACGCGCCGTCGTGGCCTTGCAGATGGCCCTGTGCATCTGCCTGCTGGTGGGAGCCGGACTGCTGGTGCGCAGCCTGGTCAACCTGCAGAGCGTCGATCTGGGCATCGACGCTTCCCGATTGCTGGTCTTCGGAATCGATCCCCAACGCGACAGCGACACTGAAACATCTGCCTTTTACAGCCGGCTCTTCGACGAGCTTCGCGCCCTGCCCGGGGTGGAGTCTGTGACCGTGATGGGCAACCGGCTGGGGTCGGGCTGGAGCAATAACCACAGCGTCTTTGTCGACGGCGTGCAGGCCACCGACGCC
This is a stretch of genomic DNA from Acidobacteriota bacterium. It encodes these proteins:
- a CDS encoding ABC transporter permease; protein product: TSLPNYANQTGDLSSSFSGHTYLQLRQQASQSLSDLMAYVPLSTGGEIALRYGAQPETAQVMMVSGNFFSGLGVTTVRGRALNIEDENSRAPVAVLNHAFWTRRFARDPSVLGESIFIKGVPFTIVGIAPPGFDGVVQRSQTDVWIPLQTRPELGPWGHQVQGPQFVYDTPNWWFLMLIGRLAPETTREQALARLQPIFYNTVYAETEPQENETIPQLYFESVRGMQGLTAAVSHPMTLLMAMVLLVLVIACGNIIMLLMARNAARRREFGLRLALGAGRSHLFSQLLTESLLLVFAGGLLGWFFASWATRLLASWAEIETGLAPDGTVLGFSFAVCLLVALAFGLIPLRAAARVPASQALRASSATSNQERSRFWGGRAVVALQMALCICLLVGAGLLVRSLVNLQSVDLGIDASRLLVFGIDPQRDSDTETSAFYSRLFDELRALPGVESVTVMGNRLGSGWSNNHSVFVDGVQATDAQGRSVLRWNVVGPDYFRTLGVPILQGRDLKDSDTLETSRVLVVNRTFVETYVPQGDPLGRNVGLSSPEHSFSIVGVAQDSKYTGVRETPRPMAYISYRQLPGIKKLHVELRTRRDPQALLPEVRRVVNRIDPELPLTDPMTQEAQFEQSYSDATVLASLALFFGALAALLVAVGLYGTLAYRVARRTTEIGVRMALGARRDQVLWMMLGESLKVCLAGALLGLPLAYAAGRLLESALFGIQPGDPLTFAAAAAGVVIVTLLASFVPARRASSVDPLVAMRYQ